A single window of Manduca sexta isolate Smith_Timp_Sample1 chromosome 15, JHU_Msex_v1.0, whole genome shotgun sequence DNA harbors:
- the LOC115455200 gene encoding cohesin subunit SA-1, which yields MHRRGGKRIRMDDPPPEYVNPMTPATPMTDYGGQSVHEPETPSYSGFNAGAPVNSTATEAPREEADESHHEEEEPRSPSPTPTKRVTRSRGRRGDGGYVGRLAESPPPPPLRRRGRGGRGRGRGRGAAPPPAYSPPPVLLPGDDENSLYNILRFNKTAINQVVDMWIEEYKTNREVALVQLMQFFINSSGCRGKVTPDMAQMDHTLIIKKMTQEFDEESGEYPLIMSGQTWKKFRSNFCEFIQTLVKMCQYSIIYDQYLMDNIISLLTGLSDSQVRAFRHTATLAVMKLMTALVDVALLTSVNCDNCLRQYEAERLKARDKRATERLEVLVAKRQELEENMEEIKNMLSYMFKSVFVHRYRDTLPDIRAITMAEIGIWMEKFPAHFLDDLYLKYIGWTLHDKVGEVRLRCLQALQPLYECEELKGKLELFTSKFKDRIVSMSLDKETEVAVHAVRLVIAILKMHPDVLTDKDCENVYELVYSSWRAVAAAAGEFLNVRLFRADDVPEQRSRRGKRRLPNTPLIRDLVQFFIESELHEHGAYLVDSLIESNPMMKDWECMTDLLLEEAGPGEEALDNRQESSLIELMVCCVRQASSGEPPVGRGASRKHHHMLSKEQAKVVSDDRAKMTAHFIVTLPALLDKFGADPEKLTNLVSIPQYFDLELYTTQRQEANLTLLLNKIRDMVNVQTEAEVLETCGRTLEFLCSEGCSVYSKCNVARATITDACVNRYKEAIDEYRSLIEGGETPDADEVFNVINSLRKVSIMYMCHNLNDTNIWDSLFEDLPKCLKQNETQMPTQALVYVVRACFYSLVWELHALEERGGGAGGAGGAGAVAAVRDRLHAYATHCKLIVRDGLAPELREEAYTSLCDLLIFFAENLYALHHAGEPAMKQLVLEPDNELCDLLNDFIQEFVFVHHNYGNYTTHTTRCTRPLVTLI from the exons ATGCATCGTCGCGGCGGGAAACGCATCCGGATGGATGACCCTCCTCCGGAGTACGTGAATCCGATGACCCCGGCGACTCCCATGACTGATTATGGCGGCCAGTCTGTGCACGAGCCCGAGACGCCAAGCTATAGCGGGTTTAATGCTGGCGCGCCGGTAAACTCGACAGCAACTGAGGCGCCACGAGAGGAGGCTGACGAGTCGCATCATGAAGAAGAGGAGCCGAGATCACCATCGCCAACGCCCACAAAGCGTGTGACCCGCAGTCGCGGTAGGCGTGGAGATGGTGGGTACGTGGGTCGGCTGGCCGAGTCGCCACCACCGCCGCCGCTGCGCCGGCGTGGCCGAGGGGGCCGCGGGCGTGGCCGGGGCAGAGGTGCCGCTCCGCCACCGGCGTACTCGCCACCTCCCGTACTGCTGCCCGGTGACGACGAGAACAGTCTCTATAACATACTGAGGTTCAATAAGACTGCTATCAAT caaGTAGTGGATATGTGGATTGAGGAATACAAGACAAACCGTGAGGTGGCATTGGTTCAACTGATGCAGTTCTTCATCAACTCATCAGGGTGCCGTGGGAAGGTCACACCAGACATGGCACAGATGGACCACACACTCATCATCAAAAAGATGACACAGGAGTTTGATGAG GAAAGTGGTGAATATCCACTGATAATGTCCGGACAGACATGGAAAAAGTTCCGCTCCAACTTCTGTGAGTTCATCCAGACCCTGGTGAAGATGTGCCAGTACTCCATCATCTATGACCAATACTTGATGGACAATATCATCTCACTGCTCACAGGACTCTCTGACTCTCAAGTGAGAGCTTTCAGACACACTGCCACACTGGCTG TGATGAAGCTGATGACAGCGTTGGTGGACGTGGCGCTTCTGACAAGTGTGAACTGCGACAACTGTCTTCGCCAGTACGAGGCGGAGCGGCTGAAGGCGCGGGACAAGCGCGCCACCGAGCGCCTCGAGGTGCTCGTCGCTAAGCGGCAGGAGCTTGAGGAAAACATGGAGGAGATCAAGAACATGCTCTCCTACATGTTCAAATCTGTGTTTGTGCACCGCTACAGGGACACGCTGCCTGATATCAGGGCCATCACCATGGCTGAGATAGGCATCTGGATGGAGAAGTTTCCAGCACACTTCCTTGATGATCTGTATCTCAAGTATATTGGCTGGACACTTCATGACAAA GTGGGTGAGGTACGTCTGCGTTGTCTACAAGCTCTCCAGCCATTGTATGAGTGTGAGGAGCTGAAGGGCAAGCTAGAGTTGTTCACATCCAAGTTTAAGGACCGCATCGTGTCTATGTCGTTGGACAAGGAGACGGAAGTCGCAGTACACGCCGTTAGGCTCGTCATTGCCATACTGAA GATGCACCCAGACGTGCTGACGGACAAGGACTGCGAGAACGTGTACGAGCTGGTGTACTCGTCGTGGcgcgcggtggcggcggcggcgggcgagTTCCTGAACGTGCGCCTGTTCCGCGCCGACGACGTGCCCGAGCAGCGCTCGCGCCGCGGCAAGCGCCGGCTGCCCAACACGCCGCTCATCAGGGACCTCGTGCAGTTCTTCATCGAGTCCGAG TTACATGAACATGGCGCTTACCTGGTGGATTCGTTGATCGAGTCAAATCCCATGATGAAAGACTGGGAGTGCATGACGGATCTGCTGCTGGAGGAGGCGGGCCCCGGCGAAGAGGCGCTCGATAACAGACAG GAGTCGTCGCTGATCGAGCTGATGGTGTGCTGCGTGCGGCAGGCGAGCTCGGGCGAGCCGCCCGTGGGGCGCGGCGCCAGTCGCAAGCACCACCACATGCTCTCCAAGGAACAGGCCAAG GTGGTGAGCGATGACCGCGCGAAGATGACGGCGCACTTCATAGTGACACTGCCGGCGCTGCTGGACAAGTTCGGCGCCGACCCCGAGAAGCTCACCAATCTGGTCTCCATTCCACAGTACTTCGACCTCGAGCTTTACACGACGCAGCGGCAGGAAGCT AATCTGACGCTACTTCTAAACAAGATCCGCGATATGGTGAATGTGCAAACAGAGGCAGAGGTGCTGGAGACGTGTGGCCGCACGCTGGAGTTCCTCTGCTCGGAGGGGTGCTCGGTGTACAGCAAGTGCAATGTGGCGCGCGCCACCATTACCGACGCATGCGTCAACCGATACAAGGAGGCCATCGACGAGTACCGCAGCCTCATTGAAGGCGGGGAGACGCCCGACGCGGACGAGGTGTTCAACGTGATTAACTCGCTGCGCAAGGTCTCCATCATGTACATGTGCCACAATCTCAACGACACCAACATATGGGACTCTCTCTTCGAGGACTTGCCCAAGTGTCTCAAGCAGAATGAGACACAGATGCCGACACAG GCGCTGGTGTACGTGGTGCGCGCGTGCTTCTACTCGCTGGTGTGGGAGCTGCACGCGCTGGAGGAGCGCGgcgggggcgcgggcggcgcgggcggcgcgggcgcggtggCGGCGGTGCGCGACCGGCTGCACGCGTACGCGACGCACTGCAAGCTCATCGTGCGCGACGGACTCGCGCCCGAGCTCCGCGAGGAG GCGTACACGAGCCTGTGCGACCTGCTGATCTTCTTCGCGGAGAACCTGTACGCGCTGCACCACGCCGGCGAGCCCGCCATGAAGCAGCTCGTGCTGGAGCCCGACAACGAGCTGTGCGACCTGCTCAACGACTTCATACAGGAGTTCGTCTTCGTGCACCACAACTACGGTAATTACACTACACACACTACGCGGTGCACACGGCCACTAGTCACATTAATATAA